One genomic region from Fictibacillus marinisediminis encodes:
- a CDS encoding GNAT family N-acetyltransferase yields MLTWAKSGPDKAMDELEIMNTNPFYNKLFYGRGEVTFEEVTEELKELEGSPRQRYLIKADGNNAAIVEYILNNPKDHKPWLGFLMVHSTFHKQGIAKEIYLACEEEIKKNNKQYLRLGVLSGNIPALSFWYRMGFAEIEVKESEGKLLHILEKSL; encoded by the coding sequence GTGCTGACATGGGCGAAGAGCGGTCCTGACAAAGCTATGGACGAACTGGAGATCATGAACACCAATCCGTTTTACAATAAGCTGTTTTACGGTCGCGGCGAAGTGACATTTGAAGAGGTGACGGAAGAATTAAAGGAATTGGAGGGCTCTCCGAGACAACGCTATTTGATTAAAGCGGATGGCAACAACGCTGCGATCGTTGAGTACATTCTGAACAACCCGAAAGATCATAAACCGTGGCTCGGATTTTTAATGGTACACAGCACCTTCCACAAACAGGGGATCGCAAAGGAAATCTATCTTGCGTGCGAAGAAGAGATAAAGAAAAATAACAAACAATACTTGCGTCTCGGTGTACTTAGCGGGAATATCCCTGCGCTCTCTTTTTGGTACAGGATGGGTTTTGCAGAAATAGAAGTAAAGGAAAGCGAGGGAAAGCTTCTTCATATTCTTGAAAAATCTCTTTAA
- a CDS encoding thiazole synthase: MLKIGNYEFRSRLLLGTGKFPDFDVQKEAVRVSGTEILTFAVRRMNIFDPDQPNFLEKLEAENFTLLPNTAGAKTAEEAVRIAKLAKASGLCDMIKVEVIGDFKTLLPDPLETLRASEMLLEEGFTVLPYASDDVILAQKLEELGVHAIMPGASPIGSGLGIINPLNISLIIEQANIPVIVDAGIGSPADAAAAMELGADGVLLNSAVSGADNPVKMAEAMKLAIEAGRLGYEAGRIPKKRYAAASSPLEGMSI, translated from the coding sequence ATGCTGAAGATTGGAAACTATGAATTTCGCTCCAGATTGCTTTTAGGGACAGGTAAATTCCCTGATTTTGATGTCCAAAAAGAGGCAGTAAGGGTGTCGGGCACGGAAATCCTTACATTTGCCGTAAGAAGGATGAACATTTTTGATCCTGACCAGCCAAACTTTTTAGAAAAGCTGGAGGCAGAGAACTTTACGCTTCTGCCGAACACGGCGGGTGCGAAAACGGCAGAAGAAGCGGTTAGAATCGCGAAGCTGGCAAAAGCTTCGGGGCTATGTGATATGATAAAGGTAGAAGTGATAGGAGATTTTAAAACTCTTTTGCCTGATCCGCTGGAAACGCTGCGGGCTTCAGAAATGCTGTTGGAAGAGGGGTTTACGGTCTTGCCCTATGCTTCAGATGATGTCATTCTTGCACAAAAATTAGAGGAACTTGGCGTGCATGCCATAATGCCCGGAGCTTCCCCCATTGGATCTGGCCTCGGGATCATCAACCCGTTGAACATAAGCCTTATTATTGAGCAGGCCAATATCCCAGTGATTGTAGATGCGGGCATCGGATCACCGGCTGATGCGGCGGCGGCCATGGAGTTGGGGGCTGATGGAGTACTGCTGAATTCAGCGGTATCAGGGGCCGATAATCCAGTAAAAATGGCCGAGGCGATGAAGCTTGCCATTGAAGCCGGCCGTCTCGGGTATGAAGCGGGAAGAATTCCAAAGAAAAGGTATGCAGCGGCAAGCAGTCCGCTGGAGGGAATGAGTATTTAA
- the tenA gene encoding thiaminase II yields MTKSKEERFTDRLHRNVEPIWMHTHLHPFVQGIKDGSLPKERFGYYMKQDYVFLKDYAKLFALGTIKSKDTETMSWFSSLLHETLNTEMDLHREYCHEIGIEPEELEAEQASPINLAYTRYMLNASQQGTLAELISCMLPCMWSYHEIGTLLKREAGSLAEHPYTRWIEMYASEEFGALAQWLINELNKLAKDKTEQELAVLEEHFLTTSRFEFMFWDMVYYGHGWPV; encoded by the coding sequence ATGACAAAGTCAAAGGAAGAACGATTTACAGATAGATTACACAGAAACGTGGAACCAATCTGGATGCATACTCATCTGCATCCGTTTGTTCAGGGCATTAAAGATGGTTCCTTGCCGAAAGAGCGCTTTGGTTATTACATGAAACAGGATTATGTGTTTTTAAAGGATTATGCAAAGCTCTTTGCGTTAGGGACGATAAAATCCAAGGATACAGAGACGATGAGCTGGTTTTCAAGCCTGCTTCATGAAACATTGAATACAGAAATGGATCTTCACCGCGAGTACTGCCATGAAATTGGCATCGAGCCCGAGGAATTGGAGGCTGAGCAGGCTTCTCCAATTAACCTTGCGTACACTCGCTATATGCTGAACGCCTCCCAGCAGGGAACACTTGCTGAGTTGATCTCATGCATGCTGCCGTGCATGTGGAGCTACCACGAGATCGGAACGCTATTAAAGAGGGAAGCAGGCAGCCTCGCAGAGCATCCGTATACCCGATGGATTGAGATGTATGCATCAGAAGAGTTCGGTGCACTTGCACAGTGGCTGATTAATGAACTGAACAAGTTGGCGAAAGATAAGACAGAACAGGAATTGGCGGTGCTGGAGGAGCATTTCCTGACCACATCGCGCTTTGAATTCATGTTTTGGGATATGGTGTATTACGGTCATGGGTGGCCGGTGTAA
- a CDS encoding HPr family phosphocarrier protein: protein MKTYCFLQEKMDSATINKLVLKANEYEECQIYFELDNCQMNAKSMLSMSKLRGIAGLCCISAQGMDKQHALEGLRQICAGKI from the coding sequence ATGAAGACATATTGCTTTTTGCAGGAAAAAATGGATTCTGCGACAATTAACAAGCTCGTTCTTAAGGCGAACGAATATGAAGAGTGCCAGATCTATTTTGAACTTGATAACTGCCAGATGAACGCCAAAAGCATGCTTAGTATGAGCAAGCTTCGCGGTATTGCCGGGCTATGCTGCATATCTGCCCAGGGCATGGATAAACAGCACGCATTGGAAGGTCTGAGACAGATCTGCGCTGGGAAAATATAA
- a CDS encoding ABC transporter permease, with protein MNSMKRFFKDYYLFLAAAAVLLVLWEWLVRTDKVPSFILPAPTGILVSLFENKEVLLGHTWATFKEAILGFLIAAVAGVSLAVAMFFFKSVQKMVYPAVLISQTIPIIALSPIFVLWFGYSIWSKVAVTVLIAFFPIVVSTYDGLNHHDRDYVDLLRSMGARRWQVFKKVQLPMALPAFFSGIKLAAVFSVVGATIGEWLGASEGLGYYSRRMSGSLNAEGVFSAIFLLSLLGICLFGAAALAEKQMFKWKANREDVQHEQMDKTK; from the coding sequence ATGAACAGCATGAAACGATTTTTTAAAGACTATTATTTATTTTTGGCTGCTGCTGCCGTCTTGCTCGTACTATGGGAATGGCTTGTGAGGACAGACAAGGTGCCTTCGTTTATTTTGCCGGCCCCTACAGGAATCCTCGTTTCGCTCTTTGAAAACAAAGAGGTTCTTCTAGGACATACCTGGGCGACATTCAAGGAAGCCATCCTCGGTTTTTTAATCGCAGCCGTTGCAGGTGTTTCGCTTGCTGTTGCCATGTTTTTTTTCAAATCTGTACAGAAAATGGTCTATCCTGCGGTCTTGATCTCCCAGACGATACCGATCATTGCACTGTCTCCGATCTTTGTCCTTTGGTTCGGCTACAGCATCTGGAGCAAAGTGGCGGTTACCGTGCTGATTGCCTTCTTTCCCATCGTCGTCAGCACGTATGATGGTTTGAACCATCATGACCGAGATTATGTGGATCTTCTGCGTTCCATGGGAGCACGGAGATGGCAGGTCTTCAAAAAGGTGCAGCTGCCAATGGCGCTTCCGGCTTTCTTTTCAGGGATAAAACTCGCCGCTGTATTTTCAGTAGTAGGAGCGACGATCGGCGAATGGCTTGGTGCCAGCGAGGGGCTTGGCTATTATTCCAGAAGGATGTCGGGAAGCCTGAATGCAGAAGGAGTATTTTCTGCTATTTTTCTATTGTCATTGCTCGGGATCTGTTTGTTCGGAGCAGCTGCACTCGCAGAAAAACAAATGTTTAAATGGAAAGCTAACAGAGAGGATGTACAACATGAACAAATGGATAAAACGAAGTAG
- the thiS gene encoding sulfur carrier protein ThiS has product MKLMVNGTALDIASARTVQELLGELKLAGKGAIVELNQEILDKSQHAETRLADGDKIEIVHFVGGG; this is encoded by the coding sequence ATGAAACTGATGGTTAACGGAACAGCCTTAGATATAGCCTCAGCCCGTACAGTCCAGGAACTTCTGGGAGAGTTAAAGCTTGCCGGCAAAGGGGCAATCGTTGAATTGAATCAAGAAATTTTGGATAAAAGCCAACACGCAGAAACGCGTTTAGCAGATGGTGACAAAATAGAAATCGTACATTTTGTAGGAGGAGGATGA
- a CDS encoding thiazole biosynthesis adenylyltransferase ThiF has translation MNDRYSRQMLFEPIGEEGQDLLSDKHVVIIGAGALGTGNAEILARAGVGRITIADRDYVEWSNLQRQQLFSEEDAKYRMPKAVAARERLEQVNSDIHVEGLVLDAGAEELRELTEFADLIIDATDNFDTRLLINDISQEKKIPWIYGACVGSYGLSYVILPGETPCLSCLLEKVPMGGATCDTAGIIAPVVQMVVAHQTSEALKLLTGNTAALRNKLVSFDVWNNHYLAMDVQKLKKTDCPSCGKHPQYPHLNPENQTKTAVLCGRNTVQIRPSEKGERDLDELSLSLSRLGGKVEQNPYLLSYSNQEEQRLVFFKDGRVLIHGTKDITEAKNLYYSLIG, from the coding sequence ATGAATGATCGCTACTCCAGGCAGATGTTATTCGAGCCTATAGGAGAAGAGGGACAGGATCTCTTGTCTGATAAACATGTTGTGATTATCGGTGCGGGTGCGCTCGGAACCGGCAATGCAGAAATTCTTGCCCGCGCGGGTGTGGGCAGGATCACGATTGCTGACCGTGACTATGTAGAATGGAGCAACCTCCAGCGCCAGCAGCTTTTCAGCGAGGAAGATGCAAAGTACCGGATGCCTAAAGCGGTAGCTGCAAGAGAACGGCTGGAACAGGTTAATTCCGATATCCACGTAGAGGGCCTTGTTTTGGATGCAGGAGCTGAAGAACTGAGGGAACTGACGGAGTTTGCCGATCTGATCATTGATGCGACAGATAATTTTGATACGCGTTTGCTGATCAATGACATCTCCCAGGAGAAGAAGATTCCTTGGATTTACGGCGCATGCGTTGGAAGCTACGGACTCAGTTATGTGATTTTACCCGGGGAGACGCCTTGTCTAAGCTGTCTCCTGGAAAAGGTGCCGATGGGCGGAGCAACGTGTGATACGGCGGGAATCATTGCGCCTGTTGTCCAAATGGTTGTCGCTCACCAGACGTCTGAAGCACTGAAGCTGCTGACGGGCAACACCGCTGCACTCCGCAACAAACTGGTTTCCTTTGATGTATGGAACAATCATTATTTGGCGATGGATGTCCAAAAGCTAAAAAAAACGGACTGTCCTTCCTGTGGAAAGCATCCTCAGTATCCGCATCTGAATCCTGAAAATCAGACGAAGACAGCTGTTCTCTGCGGAAGGAACACCGTCCAGATCCGTCCTTCGGAAAAGGGAGAAAGGGATTTGGATGAGCTTTCTTTGTCCCTGTCGCGGCTTGGCGGGAAAGTGGAACAGAACCCTTATCTGCTTTCATACAGCAATCAAGAAGAACAGCGGCTTGTCTTTTTCAAGGACGGACGCGTACTGATTCACGGCACGAAAGATATAACAGAAGCGAAAAATCTCTATTACAGTTTAATAGGATAA
- a CDS encoding acetylornithine deacetylase gives MSGLREKINRLAEERQERLIEILRELVAFQTVSPPARNTEEAQSCVKSILSGLGFKTEEWELFPGDKIVAGSKQGDASEEYQSLLLNGHIDVVAVGDETQWKYPPFVLTEEDGWLYGRGTADMKGGMASSLFALQLLQELGIKLKGDLFFQSVTGEEAGEAGTKSCIDRGMKADFALVADTSNLEIHGQGGVITGWITIKGKETFHDGLRSRMIHAGGGIIGASAIEKMMKIIEGLQELERHWAVTKTYPNFPFGSTTINPSVIEGGRNAAFIADECKLWVTVHYYPNETYEDVAKEIEEHIIAIAKADPWLKNNLPLFKWGGISMIEEKGEIFPALDVDHNHEALAVLEEQHNAVSEQKAAVSMSPTVTDAGWLGQAGIPTVIYGPGELNEAHAVNEKVRIQQLLEHSKVLAGFIAKWCNTERSNKP, from the coding sequence ATGAGCGGATTACGAGAGAAGATTAATAGATTAGCGGAGGAGAGACAGGAGAGGCTGATTGAGATTTTAAGAGAGCTCGTTGCCTTCCAGACGGTCAGTCCTCCTGCAAGAAACACAGAAGAGGCACAAAGCTGCGTGAAATCCATCCTCTCTGGCCTTGGATTTAAGACGGAGGAGTGGGAGCTGTTTCCTGGCGACAAGATTGTCGCAGGATCAAAACAAGGAGATGCCTCAGAGGAATATCAAAGCCTTCTTCTTAACGGCCACATTGATGTCGTGGCTGTCGGGGATGAAACGCAATGGAAGTATCCGCCGTTTGTGCTGACGGAGGAAGATGGATGGCTCTATGGACGGGGCACAGCAGACATGAAGGGAGGCATGGCCTCTTCTCTGTTTGCTCTTCAGCTTCTTCAAGAGCTGGGGATCAAGCTGAAAGGGGACCTCTTTTTTCAATCAGTAACCGGCGAAGAAGCCGGGGAAGCGGGTACCAAATCCTGCATAGACCGGGGAATGAAAGCTGACTTTGCGCTCGTGGCTGATACGTCCAATCTTGAGATTCATGGACAAGGCGGCGTCATCACAGGCTGGATCACGATAAAAGGTAAAGAGACCTTTCATGATGGCCTTCGCTCGCGGATGATTCATGCAGGCGGCGGAATAATAGGAGCGAGCGCCATTGAAAAAATGATGAAGATTATAGAAGGGCTGCAGGAACTTGAACGGCATTGGGCAGTAACCAAAACATATCCAAACTTTCCGTTCGGAAGCACGACCATCAATCCCTCTGTCATTGAAGGAGGCAGGAATGCTGCATTCATCGCTGATGAATGCAAACTCTGGGTTACTGTTCATTATTACCCGAATGAGACGTATGAAGATGTCGCAAAAGAAATTGAGGAGCACATTATTGCTATAGCAAAGGCCGATCCATGGCTGAAAAACAACCTGCCTCTGTTTAAGTGGGGAGGAATATCCATGATTGAGGAGAAGGGTGAAATCTTTCCTGCACTTGATGTTGATCACAATCATGAAGCATTGGCAGTACTGGAAGAACAGCATAATGCCGTTTCAGAACAGAAAGCTGCTGTTTCGATGTCGCCGACCGTTACAGATGCGGGGTGGCTTGGACAGGCGGGAATCCCAACTGTCATTTATGGCCCGGGAGAGCTGAACGAAGCCCATGCTGTCAATGAAAAGGTGAGGATTCAACAGTTACTGGAGCATTCAAAGGTTCTCGCCGGATTTATTGCAAAGTGGTGCAATACAGAAAGGAGCAATAAACCATGA
- a CDS encoding ABC transporter substrate-binding protein: protein MNKWIKRSSWLFFGSLLLLLSACSSGDTANQGGKGDFKKVSIMLDWYPNAVHAGIYDAIEKGYFKKEGIQVDVKMPAETNDPLKLVAAGRTDLALTYQPQVVLSRSEDIPVVSLGALVRHPLNHLMVPKNSSIRSPKDLEGKNVGYPSIPINEAMVKTMVKHDGGNPEKVKMTDVGWDIIPAMAAHKADGISGGYINHEQILLNKEGHPVRSIDPVKYGVPDYYELVLVSSEDGLKKNRKLYQKFWHALEKGQKDVHNHPDQALNVLFKHENKEFPLDQNVEKKSLQILLPLMDSGRKPFGYQDKRSWKNVSDWLYETDMIKKKEDPRNAYINFMQ from the coding sequence ATGAACAAATGGATAAAACGAAGTAGCTGGCTCTTCTTTGGGAGCCTGCTTCTCCTATTAAGTGCTTGTTCCTCAGGGGACACAGCCAATCAAGGAGGAAAAGGGGATTTTAAAAAAGTGAGCATCATGCTCGATTGGTATCCGAATGCAGTACATGCCGGCATTTATGACGCCATCGAAAAAGGATATTTTAAGAAAGAAGGCATCCAGGTTGATGTGAAGATGCCAGCAGAAACGAACGATCCGTTGAAACTGGTGGCTGCCGGCAGGACCGATCTTGCATTAACGTACCAGCCTCAGGTCGTTCTTTCCAGGTCAGAAGATATTCCTGTTGTTTCTTTGGGAGCGCTGGTCAGGCATCCATTAAACCATTTGATGGTTCCTAAAAACAGTTCAATTCGTTCACCCAAAGATCTGGAAGGGAAGAATGTAGGCTATCCTTCTATTCCCATCAATGAAGCGATGGTCAAAACAATGGTGAAACATGATGGAGGCAATCCTGAAAAAGTGAAGATGACAGATGTCGGCTGGGATATCATCCCCGCGATGGCGGCTCACAAAGCTGATGGAATATCTGGAGGGTACATCAACCATGAACAGATCCTTTTGAATAAAGAGGGCCATCCTGTACGGTCCATTGATCCTGTAAAGTACGGTGTTCCTGATTATTATGAGCTCGTTCTTGTTTCCAGTGAAGATGGACTGAAAAAGAACCGAAAGCTTTACCAGAAGTTTTGGCATGCGCTGGAAAAAGGCCAAAAGGATGTACACAATCATCCTGACCAGGCACTGAATGTCTTATTTAAGCATGAAAACAAAGAATTCCCGCTGGATCAAAACGTAGAAAAGAAAAGCCTGCAGATCCTGCTGCCTTTAATGGACAGCGGAAGGAAGCCTTTTGGCTATCAGGACAAGCGTTCATGGAAAAACGTTTCGGATTGGCTCTATGAAACCGATATGATTAAAAAGAAGGAAGATCCACGGAACGCTTATATTAATTTTATGCAATAG
- a CDS encoding ABC transporter ATP-binding protein, which produces MSIIFKNVSYSFTEQEQALPLLKNINFAAAPGEFVSIIGKSGTGKSTLLKLACGLEKPDQGEIIVHEKPVYPGAAGYMPQKDLLLPWCTVMENLLLAPEIQNQKGQKVEEGDSWLKKVGLWNYRNAYPHELSGGMRQRIAFLRTLLTGKEVLLLDEPFGALDAMTKKEMHEWISSLWKDLNKTILLVTHDLHEAVFLSDRIILLHPSGETEEVKIRLPRPRNRVLTNEMVGLINKLESRITNEQHETIF; this is translated from the coding sequence ATGTCAATAATCTTTAAGAATGTATCTTATTCTTTTACGGAGCAAGAACAAGCCCTCCCGCTTCTCAAGAACATCAATTTTGCAGCAGCGCCCGGAGAATTTGTATCGATCATCGGCAAGAGCGGAACCGGAAAAAGTACCCTGCTCAAGCTTGCCTGTGGACTGGAGAAACCTGATCAGGGAGAGATTATCGTACATGAGAAGCCAGTCTATCCTGGAGCGGCGGGATACATGCCTCAGAAGGATTTACTTCTGCCTTGGTGTACGGTCATGGAAAATCTTCTTCTTGCTCCTGAGATTCAGAACCAGAAGGGACAGAAAGTAGAAGAGGGGGATTCATGGCTGAAAAAAGTAGGACTGTGGAATTACCGGAATGCTTATCCGCATGAACTTTCAGGGGGGATGCGCCAAAGAATAGCCTTTCTCCGCACCCTGCTGACTGGAAAAGAAGTACTTCTTCTTGATGAACCATTCGGTGCTTTAGATGCGATGACTAAAAAGGAAATGCACGAATGGATTTCTTCCCTATGGAAGGATTTAAACAAAACCATTCTTTTGGTTACACATGATCTTCATGAAGCGGTTTTTTTAAGTGACCGAATCATCTTGCTGCATCCATCTGGTGAAACAGAAGAGGTAAAGATTAGGCTTCCGAGGCCGAGAAATAGAGTATTAACGAATGAGATGGTGGGATTAATCAATAAATTGGAGAGCAGAATTACAAATGAACAGCATGAAACGATTTTTTAA
- the thiO gene encoding glycine oxidase ThiO translates to MPRHYDVIIAGGGIIGCAIAYYLRKHTEYTVLVIEKNRIGSEASSAAAGMLGAQAELNEAGPLYTMARESRSLFPELSRELKEISGIDIEFIDKGLFKAAKNKKERLRLQQLTDFHNDNGQPAEWISGSELLKMEPMLSKELEGAMYLPKDGQVNPSQLTKAFAQSAAKLGADFLDYTEAAGFEIGRSGIGIQTSAGMFFGEKAVLASGVWTGKLAAQTGLHMPLFPVKGECISLTFLEPVITSTVISDECYLVPKQGGRLVIGATMEAGTYDRKVRAKGVLELLTKAREVLPAIEQGEWEKAWTGFRPQTPDGLPYMGKHPYHKDLYIAAGHFRNGILLSPLTGRWMAELLIGNLQEERLKEFAPDRFAYEKMKG, encoded by the coding sequence ATGCCCAGGCACTATGATGTGATCATTGCTGGGGGGGGGATAATCGGCTGTGCCATTGCTTACTATTTGCGCAAACATACAGAGTATACCGTGCTTGTGATTGAAAAGAACCGAATAGGCAGTGAAGCTTCATCGGCCGCTGCAGGCATGCTTGGAGCGCAGGCAGAACTGAATGAGGCAGGGCCTCTTTACACGATGGCCCGTGAGAGCAGGAGTCTTTTTCCTGAGTTAAGCAGGGAACTGAAGGAAATCAGCGGGATCGACATTGAGTTTATAGACAAAGGCCTGTTTAAAGCGGCAAAAAATAAAAAGGAAAGACTCCGATTGCAGCAACTCACTGATTTTCACAACGATAACGGCCAGCCGGCAGAGTGGATCAGCGGATCGGAGCTTTTGAAAATGGAGCCGATGCTGTCAAAAGAATTGGAAGGTGCAATGTATTTGCCGAAAGACGGCCAGGTCAATCCATCTCAATTGACGAAAGCCTTTGCCCAATCGGCAGCAAAGCTTGGAGCTGATTTTTTAGATTATACCGAAGCAGCCGGTTTCGAAATAGGCCGGTCAGGGATTGGAATCCAAACGAGCGCGGGTATGTTTTTCGGAGAGAAGGCAGTGCTCGCATCAGGCGTCTGGACAGGGAAGCTGGCGGCCCAGACCGGATTGCACATGCCTCTTTTTCCAGTAAAGGGAGAGTGTATTTCTTTAACCTTTTTAGAACCGGTCATTACATCAACTGTCATCTCAGATGAATGCTATCTTGTCCCTAAGCAAGGAGGCAGGCTCGTAATCGGAGCAACCATGGAAGCAGGTACATACGACAGAAAGGTTAGAGCAAAGGGAGTGTTGGAACTGCTGACAAAAGCGCGTGAAGTCCTTCCTGCCATCGAACAGGGCGAATGGGAGAAGGCATGGACAGGGTTTCGGCCGCAAACTCCTGATGGCCTCCCGTACATGGGGAAACATCCTTACCATAAAGACTTGTACATTGCGGCAGGCCATTTTCGCAATGGCATCCTGCTCAGTCCGCTGACAGGGCGATGGATGGCAGAGCTGCTGATCGGAAATCTGCAGGAAGAAAGATTAAAAGAGTTTGCGCCAGACCGGTTTGCCTATGAAAAGATGAAAGGATGA